Proteins encoded in a region of the Syngnathus typhle isolate RoL2023-S1 ecotype Sweden linkage group LG20, RoL_Styp_1.0, whole genome shotgun sequence genome:
- the atf6b gene encoding cyclic AMP-dependent transcription factor ATF-6 beta isoform X1, translated as MSLDVLCDSDVGRFFADNLLTSEDWDACLYRCDGVEDGDGHLGLASEYHTLLDDELTPNGKAPSFPWQRLHDNPLAGGAMTCSNVQSDTDEPMELLFQVKAEPASPASSSEAEWSPPELAVPVLAPAVPADRPPVPVKGENPPTPPYAFGDVMSPPTEAGEPAAAVTILAAAGSRTTARFPAVVPSIQTPATVVPALKTAILASRPPIQPRPLCLAALPVPRTPTKTLLLRGLPAMEPVVCLTPAPATVKMEPAAATTTKPIVPATAALPSNGCNDVDMKVLKRQQRMIKNRESACQSRKKKKEYVHNLEFQLKEAQQENQRLRRENQQLRERLEAGQGGESPGSRRAVCVMAILLFMTFSFGPASLSHSILDRRRTAGFGDGARSFTGRRLLEMQPATQPEVAVADDDGEAETFATESFPFRNTSSAFGVAKEESNLLQRLERYFSHAHCPQFNRSESLRLAAELRGWVQRHQINHKKSGGKAKMAKKAKMAQQQRAQLRKANVSRYLPIQTHRSIQSQLQVLPGPEVTYGDFLDAIDRREDTFYVVSFRRDHLLLPAISHNKTRRPKMSLVMPAMSVNESVYNASHGYELMMQVDCEVMNTRTVPIKSSAVPPSLRDPPPTSQPHTNHSALRDRQQHQPPSPRPRTRSQYFLTQSEGV; from the exons ATGAGCCTGGACGTGTTGTGCGATTCGGATGTCGGGCGATTCTTTGCCGACAATCTGCTAACCAGCGAAGATTGGG ATGCATGTTTGTATCGCTGCGATGGCGTGGAAGACGGCGACGGGCATCTTGGTCTGGCGTCCGAGTACCACACTTTG TTGGACGATGAGCTGACGCCGAATGGCAAGGCACCTTCGTTTCCGTGGCAGCGTTTGCACGACAACCCGCTTGCAG GTGGTGCCATGACGTGCAGCAATGTCCAAAGTGACACGGATGAGCCCATGGAGCTGC TGTTTCAGGTGAAAGCCGAGCCGGCGTCCCCCGCGTCCTCCAGCGAGGCAGAATGGTCGCCTCCTGAGCTAGCAGTGCCTGTGTTGGCACCGGCGGTGCCTGCAGATCGTCCGCCG GTTCCTGTGAAAGGTGAAAACCCGCCCACGCCTCCCTATGCGTTTGGAGACGTGATGTCCCCCCCGACAGAGGCCGGCGAGCCGGCCGCGGCGGTGACCATTCTGGCAGCGGCGGGGTCGAGGACGACGGCGCGGTTTCCCGCTGTGGTGCCGTCCATCCAAACGCCGGCAACAG TGGTTCCGGCGCTGAAGACAGCCATCCTGGCCTCCAGACCCCCCATTCAGCCCCGTCCCCTGTGCCTGGCCGCCCTACCTGTCCCTCGGACACCCACCAAGACCCTCCTCCTGCGTGGTCTTCCCGCCATGGAACCCG TGGTTTGCTTGACGCCGGCCCCCGCCACGGTCAAGATGGAGCCTGctgccgccaccaccaccaagcCCATTGTCCCAGCGACTGCCGCCTTGCCCAGCAATGGCTGCAACGACGTTGAC ATGAAAGTTCTGAAGCGACAGCAGAGGATGATCAAGAACCGCGAATCGGCCTGTCAGTCacgcaagaagaagaaggagtacGTGCACAACCTGGAGTTTCAGCTGAAGGAAGCGCAACAGGAGAACCAGCGGCTCCGCCGCGAGAACCAGCAGCTCCGGGAAAGGCTGGAGGCCGGCCAG GGCGGCGAGTCTCCCGGCAGCAGACGAGCCGTCTGCGTCATGGCCATCCTTCTCTTCATGACATTCAGCTTTGGGCCAGCCAG TTTGTCCCACAGTATCTTGGACAGGAGGAGGACGGCGGGCTTTGGGGACGGCGCCAGGTCGTTTACGGGTCGGCGGCTCCTGGAGATGCAACCAGCAACGCAGCCGGAAGTCGCCGTGGCGGATGACGATGGGGAGGCGGAAACGTTTGCGACGGAATCTTTTCCGTTCAG GAACACTAGCTCAGCTTTCGGTGTGGCCAAAGAGGAGAGCAATCTGCTGCAGCGCCTGGAACGATACTTCAGCCACGCCCACTGTCCGCAGTTCAACCGCTCAGAGTCGCTAAG GTTGGCGGCGGAACTTCGCGGTTGGGTTCAGCGGCATCAGATCAATCACAAGAAGTCTGGTGGGAAAGCCAAGATGGCCAAGAAGGCCAAGATGGCTCAG cAGCAGCGGGCCCAGCTGAGGAAGGCCAACGTGTCCCGATACCTGCCAATCCAGACGCACCGCTCCATCCAGAG TCAACTACAGGTGCTTCCTGGGCCCGAGGTGACCTACGGCGACTTCCTGGATGCCATCGACCGACGTGAGGACACCTTCTACGTGGTGTCTTTCAGACGG GACCACCTGCTGCTGCCTGCCATCAGCCACAACAAGACACGGCGGCCCAAGATGTCGCTCGTCATGCCCGCCATGTCGGTTAACG AGAGCGTGTACAACGCGTCGCACGGCTATGAACTCATGATGCAGGTGGACTGCGAGGTAATGAACACCCGCACTGTCCCCATCAAGTCGTCCGCCGTCCCCCCGTCGCTGCGGGACCCGCCCCCGACGTCCCAGCCGCACACCAACCACTCGGCTCTGCGAGATCGCCAGCAGCATCAGCCGCCATCGCCGCGCCCCCGTACCCGCTCCCAATATTTTCTCACCCAGTCGGAGGGCGTGTGA
- the atf6b gene encoding cyclic AMP-dependent transcription factor ATF-6 beta isoform X4: MSLDVLCDSDVGRFFADNLLTSEDWDACLYRCDGVEDGDGHLGLASEYHTLLDDELTPNGKAPSFPWQRLHDNPLAGGAMTCSNVQSDTDEPMELLFQVKAEPASPASSSEAEWSPPELAVPVLAPAVPADRPPVPVKGENPPTPPYAFGDVMSPPTEAGEPAAAVTILAAAGSRTTARFPAVVPSIQTPATVVPALKTAILASRPPIQPRPLCLAALPVPRTPTKTLLLRGLPAMEPVVCLTPAPATVKMEPAAATTTKPIVPATAALPSNGCNDVDMKVLKRQQRMIKNRESACQSRKKKKEYVHNLEFQLKEAQQENQRLRRENQQLRERLEAGQGGESPGSRRAVCVMAILLFMTFSFGPASILDRRRTAGFGDGARSFTGRRLLEMQPATQPEVAVADDDGEAETFATESFPFRNTSSAFGVAKEESNLLQRLERYFSHAHCPQFNRSESLRLAAELRGWVQRHQINHKKSGGKAKMAKKAKMAQQQRAQLRKANVSRYLPIQTHRSIQSQLQVLPGPEVTYGDFLDAIDRREDTFYVVSFRRDHLLLPAISHNKTRRPKMSLVMPAMSVNESVYNASHGYELMMQVDCEVMNTRTVPIKSSAVPPSLRDPPPTSQPHTNHSALRDRQQHQPPSPRPRTRSQYFLTQSEGV, encoded by the exons ATGAGCCTGGACGTGTTGTGCGATTCGGATGTCGGGCGATTCTTTGCCGACAATCTGCTAACCAGCGAAGATTGGG ATGCATGTTTGTATCGCTGCGATGGCGTGGAAGACGGCGACGGGCATCTTGGTCTGGCGTCCGAGTACCACACTTTG TTGGACGATGAGCTGACGCCGAATGGCAAGGCACCTTCGTTTCCGTGGCAGCGTTTGCACGACAACCCGCTTGCAG GTGGTGCCATGACGTGCAGCAATGTCCAAAGTGACACGGATGAGCCCATGGAGCTGC TGTTTCAGGTGAAAGCCGAGCCGGCGTCCCCCGCGTCCTCCAGCGAGGCAGAATGGTCGCCTCCTGAGCTAGCAGTGCCTGTGTTGGCACCGGCGGTGCCTGCAGATCGTCCGCCG GTTCCTGTGAAAGGTGAAAACCCGCCCACGCCTCCCTATGCGTTTGGAGACGTGATGTCCCCCCCGACAGAGGCCGGCGAGCCGGCCGCGGCGGTGACCATTCTGGCAGCGGCGGGGTCGAGGACGACGGCGCGGTTTCCCGCTGTGGTGCCGTCCATCCAAACGCCGGCAACAG TGGTTCCGGCGCTGAAGACAGCCATCCTGGCCTCCAGACCCCCCATTCAGCCCCGTCCCCTGTGCCTGGCCGCCCTACCTGTCCCTCGGACACCCACCAAGACCCTCCTCCTGCGTGGTCTTCCCGCCATGGAACCCG TGGTTTGCTTGACGCCGGCCCCCGCCACGGTCAAGATGGAGCCTGctgccgccaccaccaccaagcCCATTGTCCCAGCGACTGCCGCCTTGCCCAGCAATGGCTGCAACGACGTTGAC ATGAAAGTTCTGAAGCGACAGCAGAGGATGATCAAGAACCGCGAATCGGCCTGTCAGTCacgcaagaagaagaaggagtacGTGCACAACCTGGAGTTTCAGCTGAAGGAAGCGCAACAGGAGAACCAGCGGCTCCGCCGCGAGAACCAGCAGCTCCGGGAAAGGCTGGAGGCCGGCCAG GGCGGCGAGTCTCCCGGCAGCAGACGAGCCGTCTGCGTCATGGCCATCCTTCTCTTCATGACATTCAGCTTTGGGCCAGCCAG TATCTTGGACAGGAGGAGGACGGCGGGCTTTGGGGACGGCGCCAGGTCGTTTACGGGTCGGCGGCTCCTGGAGATGCAACCAGCAACGCAGCCGGAAGTCGCCGTGGCGGATGACGATGGGGAGGCGGAAACGTTTGCGACGGAATCTTTTCCGTTCAG GAACACTAGCTCAGCTTTCGGTGTGGCCAAAGAGGAGAGCAATCTGCTGCAGCGCCTGGAACGATACTTCAGCCACGCCCACTGTCCGCAGTTCAACCGCTCAGAGTCGCTAAG GTTGGCGGCGGAACTTCGCGGTTGGGTTCAGCGGCATCAGATCAATCACAAGAAGTCTGGTGGGAAAGCCAAGATGGCCAAGAAGGCCAAGATGGCTCAG cAGCAGCGGGCCCAGCTGAGGAAGGCCAACGTGTCCCGATACCTGCCAATCCAGACGCACCGCTCCATCCAGAG TCAACTACAGGTGCTTCCTGGGCCCGAGGTGACCTACGGCGACTTCCTGGATGCCATCGACCGACGTGAGGACACCTTCTACGTGGTGTCTTTCAGACGG GACCACCTGCTGCTGCCTGCCATCAGCCACAACAAGACACGGCGGCCCAAGATGTCGCTCGTCATGCCCGCCATGTCGGTTAACG AGAGCGTGTACAACGCGTCGCACGGCTATGAACTCATGATGCAGGTGGACTGCGAGGTAATGAACACCCGCACTGTCCCCATCAAGTCGTCCGCCGTCCCCCCGTCGCTGCGGGACCCGCCCCCGACGTCCCAGCCGCACACCAACCACTCGGCTCTGCGAGATCGCCAGCAGCATCAGCCGCCATCGCCGCGCCCCCGTACCCGCTCCCAATATTTTCTCACCCAGTCGGAGGGCGTGTGA
- the atf6b gene encoding cyclic AMP-dependent transcription factor ATF-6 beta isoform X5, with amino-acid sequence MSLDVLCDSDVGRFFADNLLTSEDWDACLYRCDGVEDGDGHLGLASEYHTLLDDELTPNGKAPSFPWQRLHDNPLAGGAMTCSNVQSDTDEPMELLFQVKAEPASPASSSEAEWSPPELAVPVLAPAVPADRPPVPVKGENPPTPPYAFGDVMSPPTEAGEPAAAVTILAAAGSRTTARFPAVVPSIQTPATVVPALKTAILASRPPIQPRPLCLAALPVPRTPTKTLLLRGLPAMEPVVCLTPAPATVKMEPAAATTTKPIVPATAALPSNGCNDVDMKVLKRQQRMIKNRESACQSRKKKKEYVHNLEFQLKEAQQENQRLRRENQQLRERLEAGQGGESPGSRRAVCVMAILLFMTFSFGPASILDRRRTAGFGDGARSFTGRRLLEMQPATQPEVAVADDDGEAETFATESFPFRNTSSAFGVAKEESNLLQRLERYFSHAHCPQFNRSESLRLAAELRGWVQRHQINHKKSGGKAKMAKKAKMAQRAQLRKANVSRYLPIQTHRSIQSQLQVLPGPEVTYGDFLDAIDRREDTFYVVSFRRDHLLLPAISHNKTRRPKMSLVMPAMSVNESVYNASHGYELMMQVDCEVMNTRTVPIKSSAVPPSLRDPPPTSQPHTNHSALRDRQQHQPPSPRPRTRSQYFLTQSEGV; translated from the exons ATGAGCCTGGACGTGTTGTGCGATTCGGATGTCGGGCGATTCTTTGCCGACAATCTGCTAACCAGCGAAGATTGGG ATGCATGTTTGTATCGCTGCGATGGCGTGGAAGACGGCGACGGGCATCTTGGTCTGGCGTCCGAGTACCACACTTTG TTGGACGATGAGCTGACGCCGAATGGCAAGGCACCTTCGTTTCCGTGGCAGCGTTTGCACGACAACCCGCTTGCAG GTGGTGCCATGACGTGCAGCAATGTCCAAAGTGACACGGATGAGCCCATGGAGCTGC TGTTTCAGGTGAAAGCCGAGCCGGCGTCCCCCGCGTCCTCCAGCGAGGCAGAATGGTCGCCTCCTGAGCTAGCAGTGCCTGTGTTGGCACCGGCGGTGCCTGCAGATCGTCCGCCG GTTCCTGTGAAAGGTGAAAACCCGCCCACGCCTCCCTATGCGTTTGGAGACGTGATGTCCCCCCCGACAGAGGCCGGCGAGCCGGCCGCGGCGGTGACCATTCTGGCAGCGGCGGGGTCGAGGACGACGGCGCGGTTTCCCGCTGTGGTGCCGTCCATCCAAACGCCGGCAACAG TGGTTCCGGCGCTGAAGACAGCCATCCTGGCCTCCAGACCCCCCATTCAGCCCCGTCCCCTGTGCCTGGCCGCCCTACCTGTCCCTCGGACACCCACCAAGACCCTCCTCCTGCGTGGTCTTCCCGCCATGGAACCCG TGGTTTGCTTGACGCCGGCCCCCGCCACGGTCAAGATGGAGCCTGctgccgccaccaccaccaagcCCATTGTCCCAGCGACTGCCGCCTTGCCCAGCAATGGCTGCAACGACGTTGAC ATGAAAGTTCTGAAGCGACAGCAGAGGATGATCAAGAACCGCGAATCGGCCTGTCAGTCacgcaagaagaagaaggagtacGTGCACAACCTGGAGTTTCAGCTGAAGGAAGCGCAACAGGAGAACCAGCGGCTCCGCCGCGAGAACCAGCAGCTCCGGGAAAGGCTGGAGGCCGGCCAG GGCGGCGAGTCTCCCGGCAGCAGACGAGCCGTCTGCGTCATGGCCATCCTTCTCTTCATGACATTCAGCTTTGGGCCAGCCAG TATCTTGGACAGGAGGAGGACGGCGGGCTTTGGGGACGGCGCCAGGTCGTTTACGGGTCGGCGGCTCCTGGAGATGCAACCAGCAACGCAGCCGGAAGTCGCCGTGGCGGATGACGATGGGGAGGCGGAAACGTTTGCGACGGAATCTTTTCCGTTCAG GAACACTAGCTCAGCTTTCGGTGTGGCCAAAGAGGAGAGCAATCTGCTGCAGCGCCTGGAACGATACTTCAGCCACGCCCACTGTCCGCAGTTCAACCGCTCAGAGTCGCTAAG GTTGGCGGCGGAACTTCGCGGTTGGGTTCAGCGGCATCAGATCAATCACAAGAAGTCTGGTGGGAAAGCCAAGATGGCCAAGAAGGCCAAGATGGCTCAG CGGGCCCAGCTGAGGAAGGCCAACGTGTCCCGATACCTGCCAATCCAGACGCACCGCTCCATCCAGAG TCAACTACAGGTGCTTCCTGGGCCCGAGGTGACCTACGGCGACTTCCTGGATGCCATCGACCGACGTGAGGACACCTTCTACGTGGTGTCTTTCAGACGG GACCACCTGCTGCTGCCTGCCATCAGCCACAACAAGACACGGCGGCCCAAGATGTCGCTCGTCATGCCCGCCATGTCGGTTAACG AGAGCGTGTACAACGCGTCGCACGGCTATGAACTCATGATGCAGGTGGACTGCGAGGTAATGAACACCCGCACTGTCCCCATCAAGTCGTCCGCCGTCCCCCCGTCGCTGCGGGACCCGCCCCCGACGTCCCAGCCGCACACCAACCACTCGGCTCTGCGAGATCGCCAGCAGCATCAGCCGCCATCGCCGCGCCCCCGTACCCGCTCCCAATATTTTCTCACCCAGTCGGAGGGCGTGTGA
- the atf6b gene encoding cyclic AMP-dependent transcription factor ATF-6 beta isoform X2 → MSLDVLCDSDVGRFFADNLLTSEDWDACLYRCDGVEDGDGHLGLASEYHTLLDDELTPNGKAPSFPWQRLHDNPLAGGAMTCSNVQSDTDEPMELLFQVKAEPASPASSSEAEWSPPELAVPVLAPAVPADRPPVPVKGENPPTPPYAFGDVMSPPTEAGEPAAAVTILAAAGSRTTARFPAVVPSIQTPATVVPALKTAILASRPPIQPRPLCLAALPVPRTPTKTLLLRGLPAMEPVVCLTPAPATVKMEPAAATTTKPIVPATAALPSNGCNDVDMKVLKRQQRMIKNRESACQSRKKKKEYVHNLEFQLKEAQQENQRLRRENQQLRERLEAGQGGESPGSRRAVCVMAILLFMTFSFGPASLSHSILDRRRTAGFGDGARSFTGRRLLEMQPATQPEVAVADDDGEAETFATESFPFRNTSSAFGVAKEESNLLQRLERYFSHAHCPQFNRSESLRLAAELRGWVQRHQINHKKSGGKAKMAKKAKMAQQRAQLRKANVSRYLPIQTHRSIQSQLQVLPGPEVTYGDFLDAIDRREDTFYVVSFRRDHLLLPAISHNKTRRPKMSLVMPAMSVNESVYNASHGYELMMQVDCEVMNTRTVPIKSSAVPPSLRDPPPTSQPHTNHSALRDRQQHQPPSPRPRTRSQYFLTQSEGV, encoded by the exons ATGAGCCTGGACGTGTTGTGCGATTCGGATGTCGGGCGATTCTTTGCCGACAATCTGCTAACCAGCGAAGATTGGG ATGCATGTTTGTATCGCTGCGATGGCGTGGAAGACGGCGACGGGCATCTTGGTCTGGCGTCCGAGTACCACACTTTG TTGGACGATGAGCTGACGCCGAATGGCAAGGCACCTTCGTTTCCGTGGCAGCGTTTGCACGACAACCCGCTTGCAG GTGGTGCCATGACGTGCAGCAATGTCCAAAGTGACACGGATGAGCCCATGGAGCTGC TGTTTCAGGTGAAAGCCGAGCCGGCGTCCCCCGCGTCCTCCAGCGAGGCAGAATGGTCGCCTCCTGAGCTAGCAGTGCCTGTGTTGGCACCGGCGGTGCCTGCAGATCGTCCGCCG GTTCCTGTGAAAGGTGAAAACCCGCCCACGCCTCCCTATGCGTTTGGAGACGTGATGTCCCCCCCGACAGAGGCCGGCGAGCCGGCCGCGGCGGTGACCATTCTGGCAGCGGCGGGGTCGAGGACGACGGCGCGGTTTCCCGCTGTGGTGCCGTCCATCCAAACGCCGGCAACAG TGGTTCCGGCGCTGAAGACAGCCATCCTGGCCTCCAGACCCCCCATTCAGCCCCGTCCCCTGTGCCTGGCCGCCCTACCTGTCCCTCGGACACCCACCAAGACCCTCCTCCTGCGTGGTCTTCCCGCCATGGAACCCG TGGTTTGCTTGACGCCGGCCCCCGCCACGGTCAAGATGGAGCCTGctgccgccaccaccaccaagcCCATTGTCCCAGCGACTGCCGCCTTGCCCAGCAATGGCTGCAACGACGTTGAC ATGAAAGTTCTGAAGCGACAGCAGAGGATGATCAAGAACCGCGAATCGGCCTGTCAGTCacgcaagaagaagaaggagtacGTGCACAACCTGGAGTTTCAGCTGAAGGAAGCGCAACAGGAGAACCAGCGGCTCCGCCGCGAGAACCAGCAGCTCCGGGAAAGGCTGGAGGCCGGCCAG GGCGGCGAGTCTCCCGGCAGCAGACGAGCCGTCTGCGTCATGGCCATCCTTCTCTTCATGACATTCAGCTTTGGGCCAGCCAG TTTGTCCCACAGTATCTTGGACAGGAGGAGGACGGCGGGCTTTGGGGACGGCGCCAGGTCGTTTACGGGTCGGCGGCTCCTGGAGATGCAACCAGCAACGCAGCCGGAAGTCGCCGTGGCGGATGACGATGGGGAGGCGGAAACGTTTGCGACGGAATCTTTTCCGTTCAG GAACACTAGCTCAGCTTTCGGTGTGGCCAAAGAGGAGAGCAATCTGCTGCAGCGCCTGGAACGATACTTCAGCCACGCCCACTGTCCGCAGTTCAACCGCTCAGAGTCGCTAAG GTTGGCGGCGGAACTTCGCGGTTGGGTTCAGCGGCATCAGATCAATCACAAGAAGTCTGGTGGGAAAGCCAAGATGGCCAAGAAGGCCAAGATGGCTCAG CAGCGGGCCCAGCTGAGGAAGGCCAACGTGTCCCGATACCTGCCAATCCAGACGCACCGCTCCATCCAGAG TCAACTACAGGTGCTTCCTGGGCCCGAGGTGACCTACGGCGACTTCCTGGATGCCATCGACCGACGTGAGGACACCTTCTACGTGGTGTCTTTCAGACGG GACCACCTGCTGCTGCCTGCCATCAGCCACAACAAGACACGGCGGCCCAAGATGTCGCTCGTCATGCCCGCCATGTCGGTTAACG AGAGCGTGTACAACGCGTCGCACGGCTATGAACTCATGATGCAGGTGGACTGCGAGGTAATGAACACCCGCACTGTCCCCATCAAGTCGTCCGCCGTCCCCCCGTCGCTGCGGGACCCGCCCCCGACGTCCCAGCCGCACACCAACCACTCGGCTCTGCGAGATCGCCAGCAGCATCAGCCGCCATCGCCGCGCCCCCGTACCCGCTCCCAATATTTTCTCACCCAGTCGGAGGGCGTGTGA
- the atf6b gene encoding cyclic AMP-dependent transcription factor ATF-6 beta isoform X3, giving the protein MSLDVLCDSDVGRFFADNLLTSEDWDACLYRCDGVEDGDGHLGLASEYHTLLDDELTPNGKAPSFPWQRLHDNPLAGGAMTCSNVQSDTDEPMELLFQVKAEPASPASSSEAEWSPPELAVPVLAPAVPADRPPVPVKGENPPTPPYAFGDVMSPPTEAGEPAAAVTILAAAGSRTTARFPAVVPSIQTPATVVPALKTAILASRPPIQPRPLCLAALPVPRTPTKTLLLRGLPAMEPVVCLTPAPATVKMEPAAATTTKPIVPATAALPSNGCNDVDMKVLKRQQRMIKNRESACQSRKKKKEYVHNLEFQLKEAQQENQRLRRENQQLRERLEAGQGGESPGSRRAVCVMAILLFMTFSFGPASLSHSILDRRRTAGFGDGARSFTGRRLLEMQPATQPEVAVADDDGEAETFATESFPFRNTSSAFGVAKEESNLLQRLERYFSHAHCPQFNRSESLRLAAELRGWVQRHQINHKKSGGKAKMAKKAKMAQRAQLRKANVSRYLPIQTHRSIQSQLQVLPGPEVTYGDFLDAIDRREDTFYVVSFRRDHLLLPAISHNKTRRPKMSLVMPAMSVNESVYNASHGYELMMQVDCEVMNTRTVPIKSSAVPPSLRDPPPTSQPHTNHSALRDRQQHQPPSPRPRTRSQYFLTQSEGV; this is encoded by the exons ATGAGCCTGGACGTGTTGTGCGATTCGGATGTCGGGCGATTCTTTGCCGACAATCTGCTAACCAGCGAAGATTGGG ATGCATGTTTGTATCGCTGCGATGGCGTGGAAGACGGCGACGGGCATCTTGGTCTGGCGTCCGAGTACCACACTTTG TTGGACGATGAGCTGACGCCGAATGGCAAGGCACCTTCGTTTCCGTGGCAGCGTTTGCACGACAACCCGCTTGCAG GTGGTGCCATGACGTGCAGCAATGTCCAAAGTGACACGGATGAGCCCATGGAGCTGC TGTTTCAGGTGAAAGCCGAGCCGGCGTCCCCCGCGTCCTCCAGCGAGGCAGAATGGTCGCCTCCTGAGCTAGCAGTGCCTGTGTTGGCACCGGCGGTGCCTGCAGATCGTCCGCCG GTTCCTGTGAAAGGTGAAAACCCGCCCACGCCTCCCTATGCGTTTGGAGACGTGATGTCCCCCCCGACAGAGGCCGGCGAGCCGGCCGCGGCGGTGACCATTCTGGCAGCGGCGGGGTCGAGGACGACGGCGCGGTTTCCCGCTGTGGTGCCGTCCATCCAAACGCCGGCAACAG TGGTTCCGGCGCTGAAGACAGCCATCCTGGCCTCCAGACCCCCCATTCAGCCCCGTCCCCTGTGCCTGGCCGCCCTACCTGTCCCTCGGACACCCACCAAGACCCTCCTCCTGCGTGGTCTTCCCGCCATGGAACCCG TGGTTTGCTTGACGCCGGCCCCCGCCACGGTCAAGATGGAGCCTGctgccgccaccaccaccaagcCCATTGTCCCAGCGACTGCCGCCTTGCCCAGCAATGGCTGCAACGACGTTGAC ATGAAAGTTCTGAAGCGACAGCAGAGGATGATCAAGAACCGCGAATCGGCCTGTCAGTCacgcaagaagaagaaggagtacGTGCACAACCTGGAGTTTCAGCTGAAGGAAGCGCAACAGGAGAACCAGCGGCTCCGCCGCGAGAACCAGCAGCTCCGGGAAAGGCTGGAGGCCGGCCAG GGCGGCGAGTCTCCCGGCAGCAGACGAGCCGTCTGCGTCATGGCCATCCTTCTCTTCATGACATTCAGCTTTGGGCCAGCCAG TTTGTCCCACAGTATCTTGGACAGGAGGAGGACGGCGGGCTTTGGGGACGGCGCCAGGTCGTTTACGGGTCGGCGGCTCCTGGAGATGCAACCAGCAACGCAGCCGGAAGTCGCCGTGGCGGATGACGATGGGGAGGCGGAAACGTTTGCGACGGAATCTTTTCCGTTCAG GAACACTAGCTCAGCTTTCGGTGTGGCCAAAGAGGAGAGCAATCTGCTGCAGCGCCTGGAACGATACTTCAGCCACGCCCACTGTCCGCAGTTCAACCGCTCAGAGTCGCTAAG GTTGGCGGCGGAACTTCGCGGTTGGGTTCAGCGGCATCAGATCAATCACAAGAAGTCTGGTGGGAAAGCCAAGATGGCCAAGAAGGCCAAGATGGCTCAG CGGGCCCAGCTGAGGAAGGCCAACGTGTCCCGATACCTGCCAATCCAGACGCACCGCTCCATCCAGAG TCAACTACAGGTGCTTCCTGGGCCCGAGGTGACCTACGGCGACTTCCTGGATGCCATCGACCGACGTGAGGACACCTTCTACGTGGTGTCTTTCAGACGG GACCACCTGCTGCTGCCTGCCATCAGCCACAACAAGACACGGCGGCCCAAGATGTCGCTCGTCATGCCCGCCATGTCGGTTAACG AGAGCGTGTACAACGCGTCGCACGGCTATGAACTCATGATGCAGGTGGACTGCGAGGTAATGAACACCCGCACTGTCCCCATCAAGTCGTCCGCCGTCCCCCCGTCGCTGCGGGACCCGCCCCCGACGTCCCAGCCGCACACCAACCACTCGGCTCTGCGAGATCGCCAGCAGCATCAGCCGCCATCGCCGCGCCCCCGTACCCGCTCCCAATATTTTCTCACCCAGTCGGAGGGCGTGTGA